CGAAATGCGGTTCAACACATCAATGACCAAACGCTACGAACCTATCGTTAGCTAAAAAGATATTATCTCGTGTCTTACTAGACACGGCTGTTTCTACTGTGGTAATCAACGCGCTAACTACTTTAACAAATACTACTTTTCATTGTTCGCTCCAAAAATATACGAAAAATGGCTCGAATGGGATAATCATACATTCTCCCACAGAAAGAGAAGTTTAGTAGCGTTGTTAACAGTGACAAAAATGTCGCACGGGTAGCATCGTAACGGCACTACTGCTACGAAATACCAAGTACACTCGACCGCCTTTGAAACCGGTATAAAAAAGTCAAGCGACAGGCCACTGGAACACGCTATTAAATAGGCCGAGCTACTACGAGGAAAACGATTAACCGCGGCAAAACCGTTTTTTCATTCTAAAAATTACTCGCATATCGAATGCGATCAATTGATTTTCTACAACGTAATTCTAACATGgataaacaaaaagaaattagtCTTTCTTTCACCCTTCTTTTTTCATAACCTCAATCCTTCTTCGATACTACTTCAAAAGAACAAATATTCTCTAACCTTAAAACatctatttctattatttctattttagACAAATAATGCTGTTAGCAAAGATATCAAGAATCAACGAATCAAAACTTTGATGTCGAAACAGTAAATATTAGCAAAAATAGGATCGCTTGTTTTTATTATGTTACTAGTTATGCATTATGAAAGATAGTAGttctataaattaatacaattacagaaataatttgTAAACGATTATTAATATCCGAAAcgtttatgaaataaatatttcaaatattgcaAACGTACATATGAAATTCTGACCGTCTTTTGTATGCTGCTATTTCAAGACAAGCTTACGTCTTTACTTGCTGGTATTGTCTCTGTATTTTCAACAATGTTGCTGGACTTTATCCGATAAGACTGTCTTATGCACattcttttatattatattatttaattatcattGTAATAAATCTTATCTATAATTTCTGTGGTGGCTTAATAACAACAATGAAACGTATATTTTGAAAGAACTTTCATTCGTAGCTACGCAACCCTCTATTTACCTTCTCAAAGTATACGACTAACGAACAATTAACACTTGACAAAATAAGAAGCGAACGCTTCTAAACCAGatccaaattttttatattctataCACGCGTTGTTCCAAAGAACAAATTATCGGTTAACCGTCATAGAAAGTATACAATATTACTATGCGTTATTGTTTAAAACATAATTCTTTACAAATTGCTAATACAAATTTATCATAATATTTTCCTCTTAAATACACAATATTTCTTCAGAAATGAACACATCTGTTCCAATGTTTCGGTTAAATAGCATATAGGGTTGTAAACATGAAAAagataagaaaaaaaatgtatcCGGTACACTTACTCTGTGGGTAGTACAGAGTTTAGGAAGGGTGGTACTGTTGGCAAAGTGGGTAGACACGATGCGATGGTGGAGAACCGCGGTAAGTTGTATCTGTGCGATGCACGAACATCAAACGACACAGAACTCATGTACTGACCGTCGTTTTTACCGCTCGTACACACGGGTGCAACCGTTCACGTACTACGAATTACGTACAATCATTTGAGAAAATCTAAAGCTACGTTACGCGTACATCCAAGTGATCGAGAATCGTATCATACATACGACACAATACGGTACAGCAAAGCAAGGCACGGCACGACACGACACGACACGGCACGACACGACACGACACGGCACGGCACGGCACGACACGACACGATATGACACGAAACAATACGTCACGGCAGGGTGAGAACACGATGCAACACGGTATACACGCTAAAAAAGTGATGAAGATCGTAAAACTAGAGGCACTACCTCGAGGAAGTAAGATTTTTCGAATACGTATGACGGCGGGGGCTACGGATTAATATGGCCGTCCCTCGTTGACACAAAGTTTCGAGTCACGCATAAAACGCGACTCTCGGAAAATACGAAAAACAGACTAATCTGAATATTGTTGGCAAGAGAAAAGCTTGTTCGTATACGACGCGCACGCATTTGTTTCACTCGCGGCACCACACACCACCCGTGATTCTATCTACCACTCACTTCCGTATCACCCtgttgtattctccacgcgctcTCTGGCTTTTCTTCTTTCCTTCCTTCTTACCTCCGCTCTTCGATAAATAATTTgtccatttctttctctgtcccaTATGATTCCCTTTAACCCCGTACCGTACACGTTCCTTGCTTGATCTCCCTCTCTTCTTTCTCCTCTCTCCCGATCGTCGTTTTCCTCAAGCACTACGAGAGGGATCCTGCGAATACCGCACTCGCGTTTCAAATTACCAACAACTTTCTTGCTGTATCGTGTTCTCGTATTAACGCACCACGAGAACCGTGGAAACATTCGAATGATCGCGTTCCTTTCACGCTTTTCGCAGACGTAACGCGGCCTTGTTGCGAACGACGTCAACATCACCACCGTACGCTTTCATGGCGGCCATCTTTTCGGGATACGCGAACGCGAATCGCGAAACGGAAAACGCACACGCGTGTATATCTCGCACACCAACATACGCGTGCAACCGATCTTGTATGTATACGCAATGGCCGTCGTATGTGCTACCACTACCTACGCGTCGAGGACGGGGAGCGAGAGAGACACTTGCGCGGACGCATGCATATACCATTTAACCGTGCCAGCCTGGATATTTGGATACCGAACAGCAAACCAGACACCGGAGCGAAGAACGGGAAATGGTTgacgtttctcgtttaacaggGAAATGTGGCGCTGCTGTCTCTTCTCgttttctatcttcttcttATTCCCTCTTTCTATACAGCTAATACCAGCCTCTCGACCAATCACATCTTGATTCTCACTGTAACTGCtctgaaaatctagggatactTCTAGTTCTTATTTTTGACTATGTTAGTTTTATAAAGTTCCGACTTCCTTTCTTCATATTCTGCGCGCAACTTTTGATCTTCTTTCTTCGtaactttaaatataataactttTCCGAATGTTTATTCATACTCGATACACCGTTTCGCACCGTACGTTTAGGCTCCGCAGGTAGGTACAGATAAAATCAATTCGAAATTCTTTTTGCAAACGTATCTATTTTCTTACAATACGATAGTTTTAGAAACATCTCGTATCTACAAATGGTATGTGTATCAAATATTCGTACAAAATTAGATCTTGGTGTACAAAGATTCGTTACAAATTCTCGGTATAATATATCCTGTCTTTAAAACGTACATGTAAAAATATGTTTGAATACATATTTTCTGTACAActttatatattacataaatatatgcAAACCAAATTCTTTTGCACTGACGCGCACGTTGAATGTACAAAAACGGCTTGGAATGGATTAGTTCTTCGTGTATTTATACCGTAAACATAATTCCGTGTATATTCTGATATGGCAGTACGTCCTGCGTATAAATCAATCGCTTGTTATTACACTACCCGTAATTTTATATAACCGGaaaaattataactttaaaACTTCTTGAACAGCAGCCACAATTTTCTGCGAGCTGATTCCATACTTCTCCAATAACGTAGACGGAGGACCAGAGCGTGGAACTTCCAATACAGCTAACTTTTTAACTACGACATTCTTTTCCGTAGCCAATGCTGAAAGAACCGCGTCTCCCAAGCCACCTTCCGCATAATGATCTTCGACGGTGACTACTTTTCCGCCAACTTCTTTAGCGTTCTTTACGATTAATTGAGAATCGAGTGGTTTGATCGTAAACGGATCGATCACTCGTACGTTTACTCCTACTTTAGACAATTCGTCCGCAGCTTTGCGCGCCTCGTACAAGGTTACACCAGCTCCGATCACGAGAACTTGATCTTTCGGGGTGGACTTAATTACCTTACCCTTGCCAACGGCAAACACTTCATCGTTTTTGTACAAAACTGCTGTAGCGGGACGAGAAGTACGTACGAAACAGATACCCTTGGTATTAGCCGCTAATTCGACAGCTCGCTCTGTTGAAACGGCATCGCTAGGGTAAAAAACAGTAGAACCAGGAATCGTACGGAACATGGCTATATCTTCTAGACCCATCTGCGACGGACCATCTTCACCGATGGAAACACCGCAATGAGATCCAACGAAATTAACGTTCGTTTGCGAAATGGCACCCATACgaatctataaaatttattaatatcggTATACACAttaatcgaataaaatttaccaagtaaataataagtttagtgcCAAAATTTATTCGTCAATCTTTCTTCTAATGGAAGCGAAGATGCTTTTACCTGATCAAAGGCACGAGTGAAGAATGTGGCAAATGCAGACACAAATGCAACAGTTCGATCTCTGCAGGTTGCACCAATCGCAACTCCTACAAGGTTTTGTTCGGCGATAAAACCCTCGATAAATCTAGCTGGGTCAACGACCTTAATTTTTTCGGCAAACGTAGAATTTTTCGTGTCGCCGTCTAAAGCGATTACGCGAGGATTATTTTTTGCCAACTGAAACAAGACAAAATAAAGTATACGAGAACAATCGTGGATATTGTATGCTTGATTGttcgtaaaaaaaaatacaaacctTGGCTAAAGCAGTACCATAAGCCAATCGAGTAGCTACTTGCTCTCCTAATTTATAACTCGGCGGTGATGCTAATTTAATGTTACTAATATCGACTACCGGAGCGTCGTCAACTAACGGTTTCTGGGGATGCAATGCTAGAGGACCAGAATTTTTCAACATCCCAGTTAAGTGCTGCAATCAAATGACAAATTATAGGTCTTTTTTGCACAacattcattattttatgaTGTGCGACATATTTTCGTTCTTACTTGAATCACTTCGTTTGCTTTATTACCAAGGGGTTTTCCAtgccaattttctaaatcttcgaTATTAGGAAAGTACTTTCCTTTAAACGTTTTTGCTAGAATAGCAGTAGGACGTCCTTTTGTGTTTTGTGCTTCATGGAAAGCCTAATaacaagaattttattaaaaatcttcTATGTTTAcaacaaatttctatttgtaTATCTACAAACGTACTTTGGCCAATTCTTCAACGTCATGACCATCGACGACTAAAGCATTGAAACCGAAAGCTTCAAGTCTCTTACGATATACTTCCATGTTATGTTGAAGAGAAGTTGGCTCGCTTTGACCTAAACGATTTATGTCGAAAATTGCACATAGATTGTCCAACTTGTAATAAGATGAAAAATGAAGTGCTTCCCATATTGATCCTTCTGCTGCTTCTCCATCACCGACCAGACAATACACTCTAGATTACATAAACGAATgagaattttgtttatttaaaacaatttaaaatataaataatatatataccgATAATTGGCTTTGTCGTAATTTTTGCCAACGTAGGCCATTCCTGCAGCAACCGACAAACCCTGTCCCAAAGACCCGGTTCCAACATCGACGAAATTCAATCTTGGAGTTGGATGTCCTTCTAAATCGCTATCGATCTTCcgcaaatttaacaattcactTGCGGGGAATAGACCCGCCTCGGCCCAtgctacaaaaatacaaaaaaattttagtattataAGATTTTATGATCTTTCGTAACGCGCgttcaattaaaatatgaacatttaaaaagaaatacctGCATAAAGAATTGGAGCTGCATGACCTTTGCTCAGAACAAATCTGTCGCTGCTTGGATCACGCGGTGCTGATACTTTGTAGCGCATCGTGTGGAAAAATAAAACAGACATAATTTCTGCCATGGACGAACATGATGTAGGGTGTCTAAAAACCAAGTGGAAaacttgttttatttaaataatataggtgataattaattaatttgaaaatatacaacaaattgcataatacaataaaaaccgTGTGATTCTGTCTACACGTATATTTCACAATTATAATCGAAATGTTATCTTTAGAGGTCAAAAGGTCGATGATCTCGATCATACGATATCGAAAGTTGAAAACGGTCAAAATCGTAATCGTTATGTAATCTATAATCTATacgattaattgtaatttttgccGGCAAACTTTACCGGCTAATGAAGTGAAATTTTCTGCATAAAACTTCTGCTATCTTACGccaaaatcaaatatttaacgAAAGTTACTTCAGCGTATTCGTTGGATagaaaaatattcattaaaatatacactgaaatgttatttaataataGGCGCAATAGACCTACGTAACAAATAAAAttccttttcattttcaattaagCCTGCTccttatataatttgtatatgtacatgactgaattatttaaatgcgATGCAAATCTCGTATCTGCTGATCGcataaattaccatgcgtgttCATATATTTGGACATAATTAAAATATCACTGACCAGAATcgatgaatatttatatttgacgaTCCAAACAACGAAATATTGCATGACATTCttttagttaaaatattattattacaaagtaTTTGAACTAGAACCGTTAGACACGTTGAAAAAAATTTCTACCCTACAACACAATATAATGCGAAAGGTAATAGAGTATTCGTaacgtgaaaataatttaaatatcagaTATTTCCGAGATTTTGATCTTATATCCTACCCGCTTTTCGATGCTTCGGTAGCCTGAATAGACAATATGCGGAGTCTATTCGCAACGTCTTGAAGTTTTTCCATATTCGTATCGCGCACCATTCTCTATTATATGAATCCTCTTTCGGAAATCGTTTCGCGGCAAGCGTTCAATAACAACTGAAGAACTGAACGTTCCACGAGTAACTGCGCGCTGGATCTTCCCCCACTTTACTTTATCCAGACGTTGTACAACACACTTTAACGTGTTCATGTTTCATACGTGTGGAAACCTACTGGACTTCCTCCTGATATTATATACCACTACTACAATCGTCGCTATATTTTTACAGATCATACCGTGCtaagaaaaaaattgtacatttacacAGCTAGTTAGATAATAGATACTTTATCACCAACAATTTCATAACAGATTTTAGAAATGCTGTATTCTAGtggattcatttttaaattaactcgtTATATTTTCGTTAGTATCGAAAAACTTGTTTCATTTTACAGATTTAAATTCAACCAGAGTAATGCTTGTTTAGAAAAGGTAACTTTTCTTTCATCGCATTCAttgtaaaaaaatgattaataatagtTTCGATAAAAATGTTACCGTTCATATATCTATGTATACTTGATCATCCAGTCTTATCGTACGCACATTATGTAACGACTTTGTAGCGTGCATTAATCTAACGTGCACGTGGTAAACGCTATGTGAAAAATCTTATGAAAAAACATGTACATACTTATAGGCCTACTTTATTTTAAGTTTTGTTACGGCTTTATTTTTGtcttaaatcctaaaattgttattgtaattttaatcgtTCATCAATATAGAATTTATCCTTAAATCACTGCTTTTAATAATCCCGAATATAACTCACGACAACAATTTAAAATCTAGTAACGAAATAAATTCAGACGAGTACATTTGGACAAATACTTGTTCCGATCAATAACAAATCCACTGAAAAGGCGTAGAtagtatttaaaatgtattatttgatGCATCATTTTTTCAGGTTAGAATGAGTAGAATATTAATGCACACGCGCGATAACCCTTCCATTATAGGTACTGATTAACGagaaagaacaataattataagtaattatttcgacgaaaaaaaattttcaattttcataataatattatCCCGGTTGCTGTTAAATGCATAAGCATGAAATGCAATTATAATATTACCTTGAACTGTATGTTACGATATAACCGGTTAAAAAAGTGCTCCGTGTAGTATTAAATTGGTAAAGGTTTTTAAAATCGGATTAACACCGTTAGtgttcaacaaatttttgagATTATAATACCTACGATGAAAAGAGAAGGAAGAAAAATATACCGGTACGGTTAATTATAGTCAAATAATTACACCCAAAAAGTAAAGCGAATGCATTTATGTCGCTAGAAGCGACATAACTTTCGCGCGCAATTTTACTAACTTTTGATACTTATTCGCAGATCATAGCATATTTCAGCACaactaaatatattatatatcgaTGTATATTCATAGGaggaaaaaatgttaaataaatgaatCATTGATCAATTTGCTATTACAAAGTATAATATTAGTGCACATACCCAGATTTGCTGGCTTGTGTTGCATTAATTGAATGAATTCTCAGCTTAGTGGCAATGTCTTTTAATTCCTGAATGGTTTTCGATTCTGGTTTATGGTAGTTCGCCATTTTTTTACGATGAAAATACAATgatcttttacaattttaatggcTTGTTAAGGAAGCTTAAGAAAAATGCTGAACACGAGACGAGTGCTGGTGCAACAAGTAGAATTCGCGCAAGCACGATGTCAGCCACATATAGAGAGGGATACAGTGAATAATACTACGCTATCATTGTTTCTAGATGGCTCTGTTTTCGGATGTATCGCTATCTATGTCATAAATTATAGATTGTATAGAACCGAACTCAATCGACATGCGGAGAAAGAACGAAACCTCGTCGTCCAATTACATTATACCTTCACTTGGGGAACGAAGTATACGTAACCTTCCttaaataaagtttttaaaCTGCAATACTTGCATAACTTATTCGTCGATACAAGTAAGCGattaacttaataatttcaaactattatattatttaggAAACTTAATAACTAacgttcatattttttattccatATATAAATGtgcattttgaaaataatatcgAAGCGCTTTCTGGTGGCCAACGTAGGTAGTGCTATTATTTTCCGAACGCGCATTAATACAAAAGTAAAACTTGGCAGCACAATcctttcaatttaataaataaattataaataaattaatattaatattttagtcaCGAATGTAATCTTTAAGACAAAAGATGGTGATTAATTCAATCGAATTGTGAAAATTAtcttaataacaaatttattttacgcTTAGGAACAGGATTCATGGTGTTGTATTTATATTACTGGTATCCAAATATTTACGGTTTAGTATACAACCAATAATAAACTATAGAAATACATGTTAGtattaaaataccaaaaataatcttgattcacaaaaatttatattataagtaCAACCAAATTACAAGTTATGCTGCAAAATGAACATCTATGAGATTGATCCCTCACTGCAGTGATTACTTCTAATAAAACAATTACTTTTAAGGGATTTGTAATAACGTTAttttcccaaaattaaaaaaagaaaatattcgcAGTAAGGGATATGATTaagcaatattaataattgcattcataaaaatatttgtatactaTTACCATTGATTTGTAAGAATAAATTACTGTAATAAACAATTAAACGCTGTATTGTAACTAATTCTAGAATTATACTTTATCGACTCATACGTATATACATTTTAGCGATACGTTATTCTCGTAACGAAATCCGTACTTTAATACTCAGTACGATCGTTATCGACGACAGTTCAACAATATCGTACTTAATTATTCGCACTCTTTGTTTTTCAATTAGTTTTCGTCCAATTAGCTTTATTCTAGTCTTATAATTAAGCTTTCGAACAAATACTTAGCAGTACGTAACTGTGCGAAATTCGCGATTCGATTGATCAATTCTATTATGAAACCTAAGAGTATCTCTATTTCATCTGGCAGAGTAACAGGTAACGTGAAAGTTAGATACCAATGTAgttcatttttttcaacaaCCGCCAAAATTTGCCAAACTTATTGAAATAAAGTCTTTCATTTTAATACACTTATATAAACATAAGTATAGTTAATATGTATAAGCTTTAatcgtatatatatgtatatatatatatatacgatatacacttacatatttatgtatacttattatacatatgcataacGTGCAATTGGTTCCCATATTTCTTTgaatttcatatacatatatattatgcgTGTCGAtatgataatttaaattatcaGTAGCTTTATCACATATAGTTTGTTCTATATACAGTAACTTTTCACGTACATCTGGAATGTCTATATGCGGTGACAGTAACATAAGGATCACGTTTCGACGGAAAACATTTCAATTCcggaacatttatttattacgcTACATTATTCTCATAATAAATTGGATCTATCGAATATTTTTGCACCTTATACACAATTTCCTTTTTCCCTgttttatatcaaatttgtaGGATTTTAAATTCGATCGCGTTCAAAGCTTATACGATTTTAGTTCTGTTCGAACGTACCGCTTTTAGTCAATTTCGTTTACGTTTAAAGTTTCGTTTACACATATGTGACTCGTCACATTTTTACCTTCATATGTATTTCGTCCAagtcaatttctaaatataaattatgtaaattaatatttcctgttataaattttaataaatgacactcaaaatattatgttttttttaaagaaacgtAAAAAGTATTTACAACTTTATGCGTTATTTATGAACCTACTATGCAACAATGTAATGGATCTATATATTCCTAAAACCTTAACTCTTTTTCTTGAATAAATTCGTCTATTTCAGCATCGGTAAAAAAGAGGATGAGATTGCGcaattttattctattattttgcACCTGTTGTTATCGTATACCAACTACTTTCGTGTTCCCGTGTGTATTGCTGATACAACTGTTTTAATACTTTATCTTCATAAAACTGAAAATTATCGACCTTTGACTCCATACTATCAATTACTACTAATCCTTGTAATTTGCAACGAGTAATCAATATGTATAATGCAAAGTATTTCACAGCTAAATAATCGCAATTTTTGCCCGTCCATTTTCAACCAAATCGAACAATAATCGATAACTAACTATTTACTTTTGATACATCCGTTCTTTTAAGATTTAAAACAACACGGAGAACATTACATACAAAAAAATCAATTACACAGTAACATAGTATAAAATAAATCTAATATGTTTCTAAATCGATAAGAAAAagcaaatttattacaaaacaaaCTCATTTAAAAGCTATAATTATGAACAAATTAAGAGGTGATAATAAATATGCGAGCATATGAAGTTCCAAATGAGAATAAATAATGACAGATGTATGCTTAATACAAtcaattcaattattatacAGTAAACAATTACGTATAAAGGAATTTTTTAGGCATGCGCTTTGAATTTTTGTTTACAATATCATGACTGTATGTGAATAAATGGTGCTTAATGTTTTGACGATAGTTGTacttctttttataaaatataacgtTATTCCCCTAAAAAATATTACCTTATATTAGAAAGAATCGAAATTAGGGAAAAAAACTGCTTTTCGTAAAAAACATTAATTCGATAAGAAATGACTAAAAGATTGTAACAGCAGTGTGCAATAGGTGTCAGGTACTTTTTGGAATCGATGTTTTACTCAGTGTCAAAGCTTTAAAGTCATTGTAAGTATACTAAAAGGTTGTTTATTGTTTTCGTGTTATAACGTTAATATCACATACAAGTACACTTTAAAGCTTTTAAAGAAAAGTCCTGTAACTGAGCATTTGATTGCCGTGCTTCGTCAACACGTTCCAAACATTTCCTAACATCCATATTGCTAATATCTATTTGTGGTAACGTAAAAAAATGCTATATAAACACGAGCAATTCTCAGTACAAAGACCTGATTATGATCTAAAAACTGCTCTATACAGTTGAAAGATTTCACACTGCTTTTTCCAGTTTTCCTCATGCCATAGAAATTGTAacattaattcctaaattcccattatCGGCAAATAGTTGCGCGATAGAGGTGTCAAATACAAGGCAGTCTGAATTTAAAATTGCAGATGAAACGCCCTCATGAATAGAACGTGGCATAGCCTCCCATGTTAAGCGTCTTTTATGCCCATTCAATTCTAGTCTGTCGAGCATAAGTATTTACGTTAAATTTGATCCCACTTTCTTATCATAGAGTATATATTTACCTGTACGCAAAATTTTCTGCCTGTTTTCTCGAACCGATCAATTGAACAATTGCAAAAAATTGTTGATGTCCATcatatttttcttgtttttcaaGTACTAACATGAAGTGATGACCAAAACAAGACTGCATCATTACCCAATCCACTGCACCAGGAAGATTAATATCAGTTGCTAAAAAAACAATATCTTCCCCTGCAATATAAACAATGTGTTATTTTACTAATTAGAAGAGATACAATTACATGAACTACTTAACAAAACTACCTTGAAGAGTTGTAATACTTTTGTGACTCATAACTAGATGTGGCATTACTTGCTCGAGGGATCCTTGCCATTTGCAAGAAGCACCTGGACAAGGACAACTGTATGGACGGAATTCACATGCATCTTCATGATCTGCCTTTTCGGTATGCACTAAAGAAACAGTGCATCCACTTGTCGAATATTTGCAAGGAAACATTACATTACCCGCCACTTTTTCCATAGCCAAGTTACGAATATTACCTATGTTGAATTAACATGTCAAAatgatatacaaaataaaatgtttacaaTTTGTTATGATACAATTGAATTTATAGTATGTGGCACAAAAAAACAACAggctttttattttttgtagatTAACATCCAATATATTGAATTACGTACCTAATGGACCTCTACACGTAGGACAACAATTAAGCTTTGGTCGGCAATTGCTACAAACAAGGTGTCCGCTTTGACATTGTAAAATTGGTGGAAGAACATAATCAAAACAAACTGGACATTCAAAGAGGCTTGCTAAGTCAGTTGAGCTGCTCAAAGATGACACAGTAGATGCAGAAGAGCTTGCAACACTCCTCCCTCTCTTTCCTGTACTGATACTTAATTGGGACATCTTTCCTTTTTGTTCTATGTTTTAAAGAAGAAGTCACTTTGCTGTTTTGACGACAAAGAAGGTCTGGTTAACTCGAAGATGTCTAATAAATGCGATACATTCTGGAATGAATCATCCACCTCATCATAtctgtaaattattataatttctatGATGTCATAAAGTACTTTGTATATACAATTTAATGCTATAGAATATTTAATGTGCAAAGAATTTTTTTACACTGAGCAACTATACCTTTGTAATGTATGAAATTGATTTGAATACGTTTAaaagatattaattatatacatatatctaacGATCTTGTCATGGATACACTATGAAATGATCACACATAAATATAgtttagaaaattgcaaaaacaGATTGTATCTGGTCAAATTCTCATCTTGGTTTACCTGTGctagttaacaaatttttgttatgaCTATTTCAAATGATTTTATGTGTTTACATATTAATAGAACAATATATAACTCT
Above is a window of Megachile rotundata isolate GNS110a chromosome 12, iyMegRotu1, whole genome shotgun sequence DNA encoding:
- the LOC100881194 gene encoding transketolase isoform X1; amino-acid sequence: MSQLSISTGKRGRSVASSSASTVSSLSSSTDLASLFECPVCFDYVLPPILQCQSGHLVCSNCRPKLNCCPTCRGPLGNIRNLAMEKVAGNVMFPCKYSTSGCTVSLVHTEKADHEDACEFRPYSCPCPGASCKWQGSLEQVMPHLVMSHKSITTLQGEDIVFLATDINLPGAVDWVMMQSCFGHHFMLVLEKQEKYDGHQQFFAIVQLIGSRKQAENFAYRHPTSCSSMAEIMSVLFFHTMRYKVSAPRDPSSDRFVLSKGHAAPILYAAWAEAGLFPASELLNLRKIDSDLEGHPTPRLNFVDVGTGSLGQGLSVAAGMAYVGKNYDKANYRVYCLVGDGEAAEGSIWEALHFSSYYKLDNLCAIFDINRLGQSEPTSLQHNMEVYRKRLEAFGFNALVVDGHDVEELAKAFHEAQNTKGRPTAILAKTFKGKYFPNIEDLENWHGKPLGNKANEVIQHLTGMLKNSGPLALHPQKPLVDDAPVVDISNIKLASPPSYKLGEQVATRLAYGTALAKLAKNNPRVIALDGDTKNSTFAEKIKVVDPARFIEGFIAEQNLVGVAIGATCRDRTVAFVSAFATFFTRAFDQIRMGAISQTNVNFVGSHCGVSIGEDGPSQMGLEDIAMFRTIPGSTVFYPSDAVSTERAVELAANTKGICFVRTSRPATAVLYKNDEVFAVGKGKVIKSTPKDQVLVIGAGVTLYEARKAADELSKVGVNVRVIDPFTIKPLDSQLIVKNAKEVGGKVVTVEDHYAEGGLGDAVLSALATEKNVVVKKLAVLEVPRSGPPSTLLEKYGISSQKIVAAVQEVLKL
- the LOC100881194 gene encoding transketolase isoform X2, coding for MSQLSISTGKRGRSVASSSASTVSSLSSSTDLASLFECPVCFDYVLPPILQCQSGHLVCSNCRPKLNCCPTCRGPLGNIRNLAMEKVAGNVMFPCKYSTSGCTVSLVHTEKADHEDACEFRPYSCPCPGASCKWQGSLEQVMPHLVMSHKREDIVFLATDINLPGAVDWVMMQSCFGHHFMLVLEKQEKYDGHQQFFAIVQLIGSRKQAENFAYRHPTSCSSMAEIMSVLFFHTMRYKVSAPRDPSSDRFVLSKGHAAPILYAAWAEAGLFPASELLNLRKIDSDLEGHPTPRLNFVDVGTGSLGQGLSVAAGMAYVGKNYDKANYRVYCLVGDGEAAEGSIWEALHFSSYYKLDNLCAIFDINRLGQSEPTSLQHNMEVYRKRLEAFGFNALVVDGHDVEELAKAFHEAQNTKGRPTAILAKTFKGKYFPNIEDLENWHGKPLGNKANEVIQHLTGMLKNSGPLALHPQKPLVDDAPVVDISNIKLASPPSYKLGEQVATRLAYGTALAKLAKNNPRVIALDGDTKNSTFAEKIKVVDPARFIEGFIAEQNLVGVAIGATCRDRTVAFVSAFATFFTRAFDQIRMGAISQTNVNFVGSHCGVSIGEDGPSQMGLEDIAMFRTIPGSTVFYPSDAVSTERAVELAANTKGICFVRTSRPATAVLYKNDEVFAVGKGKVIKSTPKDQVLVIGAGVTLYEARKAADELSKVGVNVRVIDPFTIKPLDSQLIVKNAKEVGGKVVTVEDHYAEGGLGDAVLSALATEKNVVVKKLAVLEVPRSGPPSTLLEKYGISSQKIVAAVQEVLKL
- the LOC100881194 gene encoding transketolase-like protein 2 isoform X4, whose protein sequence is MVRDTNMEKLQDVANRLRILSIQATEASKSGHPTSCSSMAEIMSVLFFHTMRYKVSAPRDPSSDRFVLSKGHAAPILYAAWAEAGLFPASELLNLRKIDSDLEGHPTPRLNFVDVGTGSLGQGLSVAAGMAYVGKNYDKANYRVYCLVGDGEAAEGSIWEALHFSSYYKLDNLCAIFDINRLGQSEPTSLQHNMEVYRKRLEAFGFNALVVDGHDVEELAKAFHEAQNTKGRPTAILAKTFKGKYFPNIEDLENWHGKPLGNKANEVIQHLTGMLKNSGPLALHPQKPLVDDAPVVDISNIKLASPPSYKLGEQVATRLAYGTALAKLAKNNPRVIALDGDTKNSTFAEKIKVVDPARFIEGFIAEQNLVGVAIGATCRDRTVAFVSAFATFFTRAFDQIRMGAISQTNVNFVGSHCGVSIGEDGPSQMGLEDIAMFRTIPGSTVFYPSDAVSTERAVELAANTKGICFVRTSRPATAVLYKNDEVFAVGKGKVIKSTPKDQVLVIGAGVTLYEARKAADELSKVGVNVRVIDPFTIKPLDSQLIVKNAKEVGGKVVTVEDHYAEGGLGDAVLSALATEKNVVVKKLAVLEVPRSGPPSTLLEKYGISSQKIVAAVQEVLKL